One Fibrobacter sp. UBA4297 DNA window includes the following coding sequences:
- a CDS encoding FISUMP domain-containing protein: MKKILLTMGLVAFAFVGCDDSSSASAGQDDEAVVELSSSSGDKAGEPAETAEVTSSSSDKTKSSSLKEEKDDKESSSSVKSSSSSSVILSASEESSSSLAESSSSVAESSSFVRSSSSAEPALSSAEGTENLSSSSSTDVLSSSSETESSSSSREGKVNCTALLENETGWSWDVPKECRFNPDIDYGTMTDERDGKVYKTVKIGNQVWMAENLNYYDALDLSVKKKSWCFGKKDNGDSTTCDVAGRLYTWAAAIDSVKLANDADNPQDCGYEKKCGLTGAVRGICPTGWHLPTKEEFETLFTAVGDKSTVGMKLKTSNGWYRSGGGTDDVGFSALPVGLNDYSFFDEGDRAYFWSSTEDNRYYSCSMSLSSLNKSVYLEGAYHKNTGLSVRCVKGEPKSSEDWSSSSLNGFDWSLPKEAYLNPNINYGTMTDERDGKVYRTVKIGDQIWMAENLDFDPGQGGSDEDKYDWSWCFDNDPKKCDVAGRLYTWAAAIDSVKLANDANAPQVCGYGRKCNLPAKVQGVCPPDWHLPTQAEWDTLFLSVGIPVGKALKSQSGWFVINSGNFFFNGNGTDEFGFCALPVGWGDREGFHDASHFAEFWSSTEDTDRDWAYNAHVKNYEDEAYVDLPTRKDVGTSVRCLKDK; this comes from the coding sequence CCTGCCGAAACAGCCGAAGTGACTTCGTCGAGTAGTGATAAGACAAAGTCTTCGTCGTTGAAAGAAGAAAAAGATGATAAAGAATCGTCAAGTTCGGTGAAGTCGAGTAGCTCATCATCCGTCATTCTGAGCGCAAGCGAAGAATCCAGTAGCAGTTTGGCGGAGTCCTCGTCTAGCGTCGCAGAGTCGAGCAGCTTCGTGCGTTCGTCATCCTCGGCGGAGCCTGCCCTGAGTTCAGCCGAAGGGACCGAGAATCTGTCGAGTAGTAGCTCTACTGATGTGCTGTCTAGCTCTAGCGAAACTGAGTCAAGTTCTAGTAGTCGTGAGGGCAAGGTAAATTGTACGGCACTTCTGGAAAACGAAACGGGTTGGAGCTGGGATGTGCCGAAGGAATGTCGTTTTAATCCAGATATTGACTACGGCACTATGACCGATGAACGTGATGGCAAGGTTTACAAAACCGTAAAGATTGGTAATCAGGTGTGGATGGCTGAAAACTTGAATTACTATGATGCCTTGGATTTAAGTGTGAAGAAAAAAAGTTGGTGCTTTGGAAAGAAGGATAATGGGGATAGCACAACCTGCGATGTGGCCGGTCGCCTTTACACTTGGGCTGCGGCAATTGACTCGGTGAAACTTGCGAATGATGCGGATAACCCGCAGGACTGCGGCTACGAAAAAAAATGCGGCCTGACCGGCGCGGTACGGGGAATTTGCCCTACGGGCTGGCACTTGCCTACGAAGGAGGAATTTGAAACATTATTTACAGCGGTCGGTGATAAATCTACAGTGGGCATGAAACTCAAGACCTCTAATGGCTGGTATAGAAGTGGTGGTGGCACGGATGACGTCGGCTTTTCCGCTTTGCCTGTTGGCCTGAATGACTACAGCTTCTTCGATGAAGGCGATCGAGCGTACTTCTGGAGTTCTACGGAGGACAATCGCTACTACTCGTGCAGCATGAGTTTGTCCTCCCTTAACAAGAGTGTGTATCTGGAGGGCGCCTACCACAAGAACACCGGGTTATCTGTTCGTTGTGTTAAGGGGGAGCCGAAGTCAAGTGAGGACTGGTCGTCGAGCTCTTTGAATGGCTTTGATTGGAGTTTACCGAAAGAGGCTTACTTGAATCCGAATATTAATTACGGCACTATGACCGATGAACGTGATGGCAAGGTTTATAGGACAGTAAAAATTGGCGACCAGATCTGGATGGCGGAGAACCTTGATTTTGATCCTGGTCAGGGTGGTTCGGATGAGGATAAATATGATTGGTCGTGGTGCTTCGATAATGATCCTAAGAAATGCGACGTGGCGGGTCGCCTATACACTTGGGCTGCTGCCATCGATTCGGTGAAGTTAGCGAACGATGCGAACGCCCCGCAGGTGTGCGGTTATGGCAGGAAATGTAACCTGCCTGCAAAGGTACAGGGTGTTTGCCCGCCGGATTGGCACCTGCCAACTCAAGCGGAGTGGGATACCCTGTTTTTGTCGGTGGGCATTCCTGTGGGCAAGGCTCTTAAATCGCAGAGTGGCTGGTTTGTTATCAATTCGGGTAACTTTTTTTTCAACGGGAATGGTACGGATGAGTTTGGTTTTTGCGCTTTGCCTGTCGGTTGGGGGGACCGTGAAGGATTCCACGATGCAAGCCACTTTGCGGAATTCTGGAGTTCTACGGAGGATACAGATCGTGACTGGGCGTATAATGCGCACGTGAAAAACTACGAAGACGAAGCGTACGTGGATTTGCCTACCCGCAAGGATGTGGGAACTTCTGTTCGTTGCTTAAAGGATAAATAA